Part of the Granulicella cerasi genome is shown below.
TCGACCTGACCGACGTCACGCTCGACCCGCTCTCGCCCAACTCGCTCTTCGCAGGCGGCGGCACCTCGCTGGTGATTCACGGCGGCGTGGATGATGAAAAGTCTGATCCTGCAGGCAATGCCGGTCCCCGCATCGCCTGCGCGGTCATCACGCAGCCTTAACTTTCCCTTTCTGTAAAAATCTATTGGCTTCAAGGGAACCGTCGCCGCCATGCTTGCGTATAGAGCAACATGGCGGCGATGACCATCTCGACAGGTTGGCTCAAAGGACGGAACCAGACGTCCGCGGCCTGGGCTCCCACGGTGGAGGTAAAGCTCCCCGAGGTGATGCCGCAGCGCGAGGTGCGTCGCCCGCAAGCCAGCCGTTTTGAGACGCTTCCAACCAACCCTGATGCGGGCAGGCAGTTGAATCCCGCGAACCGCCCGCTCGGGGAGCAGACAAAGATGTCGTCTCCGGAAGACCCCAACCTCAAGGCTGAGCAGCCGAACGCCGAACGCGCGGCCATGCTCGCCGAGCAGGCCGCCCTGGCCGAGCTTGCAGTGCGCTGCCTCACAGGCGACGCCGAGGCATGGGAGAAGCTGGCGCGCAGCCAGCACCGCCGGGTTTACGCGATCTGCTACCGCTTTACGGGCTCCCAGACCGACGCCGAGGACATGACGCAGGAAGTCTTCCTGAAGATGTACCGCAACCTCGGCAGCTTTGACCCGACCAAGGGCGGATTCACCACCTGGCTCACCACGCTGACCCGTAATCTATTGGTGGACAGCTATCGGCGCAATCGCATGGATCGCGTTTCCGACTCCCTGGACGAACCCATGGGCGAGGACGAAAACGGCCCCAGCCGCGCCGATCGCCTGGCCGACCCGCGCGATAACCAGGAGCGCCATGTTTCCGGTCTGCAACTCCGCGCACAGATTCAGGACGCGCTCAAACAGCTCTCTCCGGAGCTGCGCGAGGCCGTCATCCTCCGCGACCTGGAGGACATGGACTACAAAGACATTGCCGACGTGCTCAGCGTTCCACCGGGCACCGTCAAAAGTCGAATAAGTCGCGGCAGAGCCGAGTTAGCAAGATTGTTGAAACGCTTAGAAAGTGAGGTGATGTGAGCATGAAGGACCAGAGCCAATTCGAAGATCTTCACAACGAATGCGCCGTATGGGAGGCGATGTGCCCGGATGCCGTCGACGGTCTGTTGACCGACGCCGAGCAGGCCGCCTTCGACCGCCACATCGCCGGTTGCGTTCGCTGCTCGGAAGAGTACGAAGCCGCCCAGCGCGGCGCCGCCTGGATGGGGATGCTCAAAGGCCACACGCCCGAGCCGCCCGAAAACATGATGGCGCGTATCCTTGCCGCCACCAGCGGGAGCGCCGAAGCCTACCAGCCCGCCGAAGCAATGCCGTTTGTGCCGCAGGCCGAGTCCATCTGGACGCGTCCGCGCCCCGAGCCGGTCAAGCAAGGCTGGGCCAGCCTGATCAAGACGAAGTTCGTCGATATGTTCCGCGTCGAGGGCGGCAGCACCGGCTTCCATCCGCACTATGCGATGACCGCCGCGATGGCCTTCTTCTCCGTGGCGCTCAGCCTGAACCTGATGGGCGTACGCCTCACCGATCTGCGCCACCTCGAGCTGAAGCCCGGCTCGATCGGCCGCCAGGTCGCCACGGCCAGCGCCTCAGCCGAGCGCTCGTTCTCGAACCTGCGCGTGGTCTACCAGGTAGAGTCGCGGGTCGACGAGTTCCGCAACAGCGACGACTCCGCGCCGCGCTATCAGCGCAATGACCAGCGCAATGACCAGCACAACGACGACCAGCCGAAGCAGGATGATCGCCGCGAACGTCCGCGTGGCACCAGCGAACTGACGCTGCCGCCCGCAGCAGCTCCGAAATCTGCAACATCATCGCCCGTAAGGAAGGAGGCCTAGCCATGATCGACGAAACGCAAGGCGCAGGCTGGCCACAAGACCCCAACTCTCCCCCACAACCCGCGGCCAGCGCCGCCGAAACCGTCGCTTACTGCCAGGACTGCGGCCGCCCGCTCACCCGTGAGACCATCC
Proteins encoded:
- a CDS encoding RNA polymerase sigma factor, giving the protein MAAMTISTGWLKGRNQTSAAWAPTVEVKLPEVMPQREVRRPQASRFETLPTNPDAGRQLNPANRPLGEQTKMSSPEDPNLKAEQPNAERAAMLAEQAALAELAVRCLTGDAEAWEKLARSQHRRVYAICYRFTGSQTDAEDMTQEVFLKMYRNLGSFDPTKGGFTTWLTTLTRNLLVDSYRRNRMDRVSDSLDEPMGEDENGPSRADRLADPRDNQERHVSGLQLRAQIQDALKQLSPELREAVILRDLEDMDYKDIADVLSVPPGTVKSRISRGRAELARLLKRLESEVM
- a CDS encoding anti-sigma factor family protein, with the protein product MKDQSQFEDLHNECAVWEAMCPDAVDGLLTDAEQAAFDRHIAGCVRCSEEYEAAQRGAAWMGMLKGHTPEPPENMMARILAATSGSAEAYQPAEAMPFVPQAESIWTRPRPEPVKQGWASLIKTKFVDMFRVEGGSTGFHPHYAMTAAMAFFSVALSLNLMGVRLTDLRHLELKPGSIGRQVATASASAERSFSNLRVVYQVESRVDEFRNSDDSAPRYQRNDQRNDQHNDDQPKQDDRRERPRGTSELTLPPAAAPKSATSSPVRKEA